One Methanosphaera cuniculi DNA window includes the following coding sequences:
- a CDS encoding beta clamp domain-containing protein, whose product MRILLDDIDALRIPLQSIQKKIDEIDITLTPDGLRISTIDRSHVIFYELEIPEVVFTQYEVPFPENTTEYVLGLPTKELITILGKAKREDTLEIVFKEKQNQLQIQLLNYTTNVQKKYSVQVMDLESHIPTYPTIQREATMTLPSKEFKQYIADISTGSTQRIQFQTIDDQLILKSLSEFETNEIIIPLEETQQHVSARYTYDYLVSMVQATGYSDDIIVCFGNDMPLEIEYDRPACFDNQQSLFKMMLAPRIEEE is encoded by the coding sequence ATGAGAATACTACTAGATGATATAGATGCACTAAGAATACCATTACAAAGTATACAGAAAAAAATAGATGAAATAGACATAACACTAACACCTGATGGATTAAGAATAAGTACTATTGATAGATCACATGTAATATTCTATGAATTAGAAATACCCGAAGTAGTATTTACACAGTATGAAGTACCATTCCCAGAAAATACAACAGAATACGTTCTAGGATTACCAACAAAAGAATTAATTACAATACTTGGAAAAGCAAAAAGAGAAGACACACTAGAAATAGTATTCAAAGAAAAACAAAACCAACTACAAATACAACTCCTTAACTACACAACAAATGTCCAGAAAAAATATTCAGTACAAGTAATGGACTTAGAATCACATATACCAACATATCCAACAATTCAACGTGAAGCAACAATGACACTTCCATCAAAGGAATTCAAACAATACATAGCAGATATATCAACAGGATCAACACAAAGAATACAGTTCCAGACAATAGATGACCAATTAATCCTTAAATCATTAAGTGAATTTGAAACTAATGAAATAATAATACCTCTTGAAGAAACACAACAACACGTATCAGCACGTTATACATATGACTATTTAGTAAGCATGGTACAAGCTACTGGGTATAGTGATGATATAATTGTTTGTTTTGGAAATGATATGCCACTAGAAATCGAATATGATCGACCTGCTTGTTTTGATAATCAACAAAGTTTATTTAAAATGATGCTTGCACCACGTATTGAAGAAGAATAA